From the Juglans microcarpa x Juglans regia isolate MS1-56 chromosome 3D, Jm3101_v1.0, whole genome shotgun sequence genome, the window CTCTCGTTTTCGCTATGccccattttctctctttcgcTCGTTTTCACAGTGCcccatttctctatttttctcattttcatagTGCATCTCTTCGattcttcatgcataaacaAAGCAAAGCACATTGGTTTCTATCCTTTCAGTTTTGCCGAGCTTCTTCTCCTTTCATGTACTGtttttctccttcattttctaCTGCAACCCTAGTTTCAAGAAGAAATAGAATTGGTCACTCTCGATGGGGGCTTTTGCTTAGTAGAAATCATCTAGGAATTTCATCTATTACATTTTATTGaccttggttttttttttttttggctgattTTTTCAGGAGCACTCTGTTGCAGATTGTCAATTACTCGGAAAAGGATATTGTGTTTTTCCTTTCTATTGGTATATTACTAGATTTGCATCCCAGTGTGTGATATTTTTTTggctattttttctttttggtattgTTGGTATATTTTACGATTACAAATCCCCTATGTTGGTTTATTCTGTGATAAGTCATCCCCTGTGTTTCACGATTATAAATCCCATGTGTTTCACGATTACAAATCCTCTGTGTTggtatttttgctttttttttttcattgagaTGAACAGAGACCAAAATCTCTTTTCTGAACAATATGAACTTGAGATTGACTTATCATCATTGTACTCTGAAGCTTGAAGTATTATTGCATGATTGCAAAAATATATTGCACTATGAAACTCCACTCATCTTTTTCTCTGTCTCATTTTGGGGCTAAACGATAAAAAAGAATGCTGCTTTATGTTCTTGTTATCTAGCAAATCTTTAAAGgtgattgaaaaattaaaaggaaaatcatAATATTGTTAAATGGATGATGGTGAACATAATTGAATTGGGTTATGCTTATACATGAGAGATTTAGATGGAGACCAACCACCTGTACTGAGTCCAGCTATAAAGTGGCATCATCTGCACACTTCTCGGCTTTAAGCTCAACCTTCTCAACGATTTTTGTGGAATTGTAATATGATTTTGGAAGGAGAATTGTACCGCTAGTTCTCTGAATTGTATAGTTGATGTTTTGTAGaattgtgatatgattttggaaGGGAAATTGTGACTTGTAATCTGAATTGTGTAGTTGATATTTTGTGGAGTTGTAACTTCATTTGGAAGGGGAATTGTGAATTGTTTCGTTGATGTAATCTGAGTTTTAGATGCTTGTTATTTACATGATTTCGAGCAAGAAAAAATACCAATTTCAGAGTTTTAGATGCTTGTTATTTACATGGCCAATAATCATCTAGAAAATCTGAATGTGCATtggttaaatttgaattttgaacttGAACCAGTTTGAACGTGCAAAGATTAGATGACAATATTTTGAACTTGGAGCATATTGTGAAAGATTAATCTGaatgtgtttgttggataattaagttgatgaaaaaaattaattgaaaaataataatttaagtatcaaattaaattattaattaacatatgattagtgtaattgtaaaatatgaaagaaaaaataaaaaaataatattattaaaaaaataatattatattattattttcatgaatccaatagctaatctaatgtggagttatagataaagatgttttagatatatgaaaaatatatacttttcatcaaaatttaaagatgtatttgatgaatccaatactAGTGCTCTTAATGATATCTCTTTCTAATTTCTACCTTGCCTCTATTACAATACAGTAATGTGTCGGCAACCTATAATTTCacgttgaaattttttaatattttatttattaaaattggattataaaatatatttgtgattaaaatattattttattttataaataaataaaatactttatccGATAGATATAATTCGACTATAAAAGTAGGAGTCGGGACACCATAATGTATCCTaggagtttttttaaaaataaaaaataaattgataggCGATACTCGCGCGTAATCTGAGGTAACATGCTGGAGACTTCTGCAGCACGTATACTTTAGTAGTGAGGATGATAAACACaacttctaattatttattttacaaggAGATCTAGGACATCTATCTTtctgttttttaattatttcgtTGAATTAcaagtcaattaaaaaaaatattgtttaaaagaaattaatttggaaaataaaaaaaatgcacaataatttttttacgtcTATCTTACAACTATGTTTTTAAAACTAGAAACTATTGCAAAATATCGATACTATTTTACAAAACTGTCATCCTTTTATTATCCGTTTACAACCATATTTGGATAAAAAGttcatgacaattttttttttccaattaagaGAGAAAGGTCGAACTCAAAACTTCTACTTTGGCAAGTTAATGGCAATTTGAATCTTgacattttagttttttctcgTTAGCAGAGTTGGACCGGTTTGCAAAATCCTTCTCGAATGTTAATCTTTAAAGAAAGATCATAATGTTTTATGTTAGGGTTTTATtggaatatttatatatacttgcAATCAGTTAAAGAATGAGCAATTTTCCTTCATGAACTTCTAACACTAAAATCCTTTTAAGGTTCCTATTTCACGCTTTTAAGACACATCAGTTGCGGAAACTCCAATTGATGGGTCAGTTCAcagcaaaaataataattatttataacgaattatttataataatagattattttaataagaaatgatcatgttgatgaaaaataattgagcacatgtttttactattttgtttttattttttccaagagTTTTAactgtatttattattattattattattattttaattacattatATCATTGACCAATTGACTCAACCATTATTAGATTGTTCAATGCTTGGCGGCTTCAGAGAAAGTTCAACATGATCATCTATTGACGCATTTGGAGACCTACTTTCGgttgttgagatgagatgaattgaattgaattgagtttaattatgaatagtaatattttatggatctcattgagatgtgtttaattttttaaaattcagataatttaactttttaagttaaaatgtatgaaatcgattgagatgagtttaactttttttatgaaaagttgaaaatggaGTAAGTCCCATcatgaataattaatttgagatgagtCGAAATAAATCGAGTTTGGTTTCAACAACCTAAACAGCTAGGAATTGCAACTCAAGTATCAATTAATGGTTGAGTTGCCAAATTATTTCAGAAGATGCAGTTTAGTTTAAGTTCTTGGAggacttgtaatttgtaaaatttgctCATTAAAATGCAGACGCAAAACATGCTTGTCCTCCAACATCATGGGCTATTTATTTCTCTGTATTTCAGCACGAATAACAAGACTGATCAATAATAAAGACAGAAAGCATATATAATCATagaacaaaagcaaaaagaaaaagaaatcactacAATGGGATCATCAGATCATAGCCCTGCTCCTGTTAGAGGGGGAAAGGATGAAAGTGGTGGCTTATACCAATTTCAGCCTTCGGATCATCTGGATGTCCAATGAGGAACAAAAGGTCCTTATTTTCATTCTTCAATGTAACTGTGTTGGATCTGTCTAGCTATTTGATTCTTGGAGATATATAGGCACGCACTGGATTCTTCATCACAACCAAGAACTCCTCCTTTTCTGAAAGATCAACACCTTCCCCATCCACTGTTTTGAACTCAAAATTCCAGACCAGATTTGAAACAAGATACTGGAGGAGAAGCAATCCTAGTCTGTTCCCGGGACACATCCTTCTCCCAGCACCAAAGGGCATCATCTTGAACGCTGTTACATCAGACACTTCTTCTCCAATGTCTTCACTAGTCAACAATCTCTCCGGCCTAAACTCCATGGGATTCTCCCACACGTTTGGATCTCTCCCGATCAGTGCTGTCACAATGTTCACCGTCGTGTCTTTTGGGATTGTGTAGCCGCCGAGCTCAACATCTTCCATGACTGTGTGTGGAATCAACGAGGTGTTTGGAGGGTGAATTCTCAGACTCTCGAGAACCACTGCTTTCAGATATGGAATCTTGTGCAAATCATCTTCCTCAACTTCTTTCGCTCCTTTTGCCACCACCTCGCTGATTTCTGCAAAAAGTTTGGATTGAATTCGGGGGTGTTTCACTAAATATGCCAAAACCCACTGCAGCATCGTTGTACTTGTGTCGGCTCCTGCATTGATGAACTCCGAGCACAAGCTCAGAATATCTGCTTCTTCCACATTACCTTTCTCTCCGGATATTTTCAGGTCCAGTAAGGAATCTGTGTAAGAAATCAGTTCGAATGCCTTGCCTCTCTCTTGTCTCAACTTCTTCCGGGCTCTGATCAATGGCAAAATCACATCATCTTGGTTCTTCAAGAATTGTAGGTACCTTTTCCAACGGTTTCTGAGAAGCAACTTCCCCAGTCTGGGCCAGGTACCGAACACACTGAACTGCTCGTAAGCGACAAGAAGTTGATATTGTGTTCCTTCAACTTCTTTGATTTGAGTCTCGCTGAGTTCTCCGAAAGCCATGCGAATGAACAAGGAAAACACAGCGTGGTGGATATGATCGAGCAGACGGACGGGCTGATTGAGCTTGGAAGATTCCTGGAAGCCCTTGATCAATGAATCCAAGACACGCTTGCGTTCAACAGAGTAAGATTTCAACGAAGTCGGGTGGAGAACTTCCGAAATGAGATTACGACGGAGGGCTTTCCAGGTTGGGCCAAAGGGGCTTGCGCCGATATCTTTGCGCTTGTTGCTGAGAACAACGCTAACGGGGACGACTGCAGGACGGCTCGCAAAGGTGGCGCCATGTCGAACAAGGGCTTGGTGGGCAAGGGTGTAGGAGGTGATGAAGATGAGGGGTTCAGAGCCGAGATAGACGGTGAGAATCGGGCCATACTTGTGGGAGAGATCATAGATGAGAGATCTCAAATCAACCATGGATTTGGGAAGCAAATGAAGATTTCCTATGAAAGGCAGGGTTGGGGGTCCCGGCGGGAGATTGCCTTGGGAAACATTCTTCTTGGTGGTtttggaggaagagaaaaagcTGAAGAGTGATTTTAGGGAAAAacaggcagagagagagatgaggatgatgaaccAGACCTCCATGATTGACCAATCTCTATAGTGCAGAGATGGAGCTTAGCCCTGTTCTTGGGAGAAGTGGGTAAGCTTGATGAACTGCATGAGGTATTTCTtctctatatatacaaaaaaaacacGCACCAACCAATCCACAATGGCCTT encodes:
- the LOC121253867 gene encoding cytochrome P450 89A2-like: MEVWFIILISLSACFSLKSLFSFFSSSKTTKKNVSQGNLPPGPPTLPFIGNLHLLPKSMVDLRSLIYDLSHKYGPILTVYLGSEPLIFITSYTLAHQALVRHGATFASRPAVVPVSVVLSNKRKDIGASPFGPTWKALRRNLISEVLHPTSLKSYSVERKRVLDSLIKGFQESSKLNQPVRLLDHIHHAVFSLFIRMAFGELSETQIKEVEGTQYQLLVAYEQFSVFGTWPRLGKLLLRNRWKRYLQFLKNQDDVILPLIRARKKLRQERGKAFELISYTDSLLDLKISGEKGNVEEADILSLCSEFINAGADTSTTMLQWVLAYLVKHPRIQSKLFAEISEVVAKGAKEVEEDDLHKIPYLKAVVLESLRIHPPNTSLIPHTVMEDVELGGYTIPKDTTVNIVTALIGRDPNVWENPMEFRPERLLTSEDIGEEVSDVTAFKMMPFGAGRRMCPGNRLGLLLLQYLVSNLVWNFEFKTVDGEGVDLSEKEEFLVVMKNPVRAYISPRIK